The proteins below come from a single bacterium genomic window:
- the brxC gene encoding BREX system P-loop protein BrxC, which produces MKIKELFRRDIHRVIEEVIKVDVGDENIIAGELDEYVATRHILEELETVLDAYQESINNPNETCTVWVSGFFGSGKSSWAKVLGYLLWNPIVMGESASDRFFGRTSAPRVRALLNTIHAQAPTQTVLLNLATGSNVVAREGESVVLPVYRALLDRLDYSRNFKIAELEYTIEGDGKLEDFESAFASIIGKPWKERRFTALATWDAMRAVDAVYGNGRGIPRWAREFEAPDIDADWFAARALDLLERRGGEARRLAFVVDEAGQYIARSVQRMLDLQGLAEAFQKRRGSLWLVVTSQETLNDVVDSLEAKQVELARAQARFPLRVDLLPSDIDEVTGRRVLDKTDEAQRSVREAIRPHRNQLIRNVRLSSPTRSAVPSEDELVRLYPLLPHQIQLLIDAVSVRRTHGGASPTVGGSNRTLIKHAQQLIAHPRHGLGSCEVGTLVTLDRSFELLEELIPTSWRSEVAQVADRYGSDSNEARVMKVAALCVEIPALPLSAENIAALLHSEIAGENQQDRINAALARLVTDDRLRETNDGYKLQSPEQKDWEKDRRGIDLTPGASVRLRREMLKQALRGLTVTRGRTFRVEVTVESEKVVPGELPLHIAEADDAERNDLRAESRESANQEVVYWVYVLASETWEALLDLHRSRVMIERRDTPNKPTADVGLLAEERERERRYEATAMQRLTRDLTSGRVIFRGRIEDIDGTRLRSTVQRLLGERLDEIYPQLHQFTANMKSKDVIQLLRTTDLATLPEDLREEGIGLVEVTPDGYVLVTNRGPLDALVSEVSKRASYGYEATGAYLETHFAKPPFGAQVEVVQALCAAALRTGMVETIHQGQLIVNASDRRLDQMFGTLPRFRAAAFRPPTHTDVPIDLRVDLAKRLEHYGQYLSGPSTEVLADSVRDTFGPHREVTVRVIASLTGLGIAIPRSVTRAQGIIGRLISGDDVEVVTTAHSTWADLTDGSAAVASLSDLLDNSTDDLRAAQREASRSPGGLPTAFVQEHAELVDLLAAGDLVDHTPRILALTRRLAERRQAAAQEAADRLNEVIDETRANLRREFKDVADGAVAETLRPIEQLIPPDDLTSADAYELEVRIDSARARAREATHHLEDLRASGQLAWVRVGDLIAEPITAEDQIDPILDRIRQAIAAELAEGKQVRLQ; this is translated from the coding sequence ATGAAGATCAAAGAGTTATTCCGGCGTGACATCCATCGGGTCATCGAGGAGGTAATCAAAGTCGATGTGGGTGATGAGAACATCATCGCCGGCGAACTCGACGAGTATGTAGCCACCAGGCACATCCTTGAGGAACTGGAAACCGTGCTCGACGCTTACCAGGAATCGATTAACAATCCCAATGAGACCTGCACAGTTTGGGTCTCGGGATTCTTCGGCTCGGGAAAGTCGAGTTGGGCGAAGGTTCTCGGCTACCTGCTCTGGAATCCGATCGTGATGGGTGAATCTGCCTCCGACCGGTTCTTCGGACGGACATCCGCCCCCCGCGTGCGAGCATTGCTCAACACGATCCACGCCCAAGCGCCCACACAGACGGTTCTGCTGAATCTGGCGACCGGATCCAATGTCGTGGCCAGGGAGGGTGAGTCGGTCGTCCTACCGGTCTACCGGGCTTTGCTGGACCGGCTCGACTACTCCCGTAACTTCAAGATCGCCGAACTGGAGTACACCATAGAGGGCGATGGGAAACTTGAGGACTTCGAGAGCGCCTTTGCGTCGATCATCGGGAAACCATGGAAGGAGCGCCGCTTCACCGCGCTTGCCACGTGGGACGCCATGCGGGCAGTGGATGCCGTCTACGGGAACGGTCGTGGGATTCCCAGGTGGGCCCGCGAGTTCGAGGCGCCCGACATCGACGCTGATTGGTTCGCCGCACGCGCTCTCGATCTGCTGGAGCGGCGCGGGGGCGAGGCGCGGCGGCTCGCCTTCGTCGTAGACGAGGCCGGCCAGTACATCGCCCGCTCGGTGCAGCGGATGCTGGACCTGCAGGGGCTCGCCGAGGCGTTCCAGAAGCGGCGCGGAAGCCTTTGGCTCGTTGTGACATCTCAGGAGACGCTCAACGACGTAGTCGACAGTCTGGAGGCAAAGCAGGTCGAGCTGGCACGGGCACAGGCGAGGTTCCCGCTACGGGTGGACCTTTTGCCCTCCGACATCGACGAGGTAACCGGTAGGCGGGTGCTCGACAAGACCGACGAGGCGCAACGGTCCGTGCGCGAAGCCATCAGGCCGCACCGCAACCAGCTGATCCGCAACGTCCGCCTGTCCTCTCCGACCCGCTCCGCCGTGCCCTCCGAGGACGAGTTGGTCCGTCTCTACCCCCTTCTCCCTCACCAGATTCAGCTCCTCATCGACGCGGTGTCGGTACGGCGCACTCATGGAGGCGCCTCTCCCACCGTCGGCGGCTCGAACCGCACCCTCATCAAGCACGCCCAGCAACTCATCGCCCATCCCAGACATGGGCTCGGTAGCTGCGAGGTCGGAACCCTTGTCACCCTCGACCGATCCTTCGAGCTGCTCGAGGAACTGATCCCCACCTCATGGCGATCCGAGGTCGCTCAGGTGGCCGACCGGTACGGCAGCGACAGCAATGAAGCTCGGGTGATGAAGGTCGCCGCCTTGTGCGTCGAGATTCCCGCTCTGCCACTGTCAGCGGAGAACATCGCCGCTCTGCTCCATTCCGAGATCGCGGGCGAGAATCAACAGGACAGAATCAATGCCGCTCTTGCCCGCCTGGTCACCGATGATCGCCTGCGCGAGACAAACGACGGTTACAAGCTGCAATCACCCGAGCAGAAGGACTGGGAGAAAGACCGGCGAGGAATCGATCTGACGCCAGGAGCATCGGTACGTCTCCGGCGCGAGATGCTCAAACAGGCCTTGCGCGGCCTTACCGTTACTCGAGGCCGAACCTTCAGAGTCGAGGTCACGGTTGAAAGCGAGAAGGTCGTGCCCGGGGAACTTCCGCTACACATTGCCGAGGCGGACGACGCGGAACGTAACGATCTGCGGGCGGAGTCACGTGAGTCTGCCAATCAGGAGGTCGTGTATTGGGTCTACGTACTGGCGTCGGAGACATGGGAGGCGCTGTTGGATCTGCATCGGAGCCGTGTCATGATCGAGCGGCGGGACACACCCAACAAACCAACGGCCGATGTCGGACTCCTGGCCGAGGAACGCGAGCGCGAACGTCGGTATGAGGCGACAGCCATGCAACGGTTGACCCGTGACCTGACATCCGGCAGGGTGATCTTCCGTGGACGCATCGAGGACATCGACGGCACCCGCCTGCGCTCAACGGTACAACGCCTTCTCGGCGAACGGTTGGATGAGATCTATCCCCAACTGCATCAGTTCACCGCCAACATGAAGAGTAAGGATGTGATCCAACTACTCCGCACGACCGACCTCGCCACGTTGCCAGAGGACCTCCGAGAGGAGGGCATCGGCTTGGTGGAAGTCACTCCCGATGGATACGTGCTGGTAACCAATCGAGGCCCGCTCGATGCCCTCGTCAGCGAAGTAAGCAAGCGAGCTTCATACGGTTATGAAGCCACCGGCGCCTACCTGGAGACTCACTTTGCCAAACCGCCCTTCGGGGCACAGGTCGAAGTCGTACAAGCACTGTGCGCAGCCGCCTTACGGACCGGTATGGTCGAGACCATCCATCAGGGGCAACTCATCGTCAACGCCAGCGACCGACGCCTCGACCAAATGTTCGGAACCCTGCCCCGGTTCAGAGCTGCTGCCTTCCGTCCCCCGACGCACACCGACGTCCCGATCGACTTGCGGGTCGATCTTGCCAAGAGGCTCGAACACTACGGGCAATACCTTTCCGGTCCCTCCACCGAAGTACTTGCCGATTCAGTTCGCGACACCTTTGGCCCCCACCGGGAAGTAACGGTCCGGGTCATCGCTTCTTTGACGGGCCTTGGCATAGCCATACCCCGATCAGTTACTCGCGCGCAAGGGATCATCGGGCGGCTCATCAGCGGCGACGATGTCGAGGTGGTCACCACGGCCCACAGTACTTGGGCGGATCTAACAGACGGGAGCGCAGCCGTCGCCAGCTTGAGCGACTTGCTGGATAACTCAACCGACGATCTCCGAGCCGCTCAGCGAGAGGCAAGCCGCTCTCCCGGCGGCCTGCCCACCGCGTTCGTGCAGGAGCACGCGGAACTAGTCGACCTTCTTGCCGCCGGTGACCTCGTCGATCACACCCCCCGGATTTTGGCCCTCACACGGCGCCTCGCCGAACGACGGCAGGCAGCCGCACAGGAAGCAGCAGATCGTCTCAACGAAGTCATCGATGAGACCAGGGCGAACCTGAGACGAGAGTTCAAAGACGTGGCCGACGGCGCGGTTGCCGAAACGTTACGGCCTATCGAGCAACTCATCCCACCCGATGACTTGACTTCGGCGGACGCCTACGAACTGGAAGTACGTATCGACAGCGCACGCGCAAGGGCTAGGGAGGCTACGCATCACCTTGAGGATCTACGAGCGAGCGGGCAACTCGCCTGGGTCCGTGTGGGCGACCTCATCGCGGAGCCCATTACCGCCGAGGACCAGATCGACCCCATCCTCGATCGCATCCGCCAGGCCATTGCTGCGGAGTTGGCAGAAGGTAAGCAAGTCCGCCTCCAATGA